The Rhodothermus marinus DSM 4252 DNA segment CGGGGACGCTGCGCTGGGCCCTTCGCATGGCCTGGCGCGACAGCCGGGGCAGCCGCCGTCGGCTGCTGCTGTTTCTGTCGGCCATGGTGCTGGGGCTGGCCGCGCTGGTGGCCATCAGCGGCGTCGGGGGCAATCTGCGGCGGGCCGTGGACGAGCAGGCGCGCCAGCTACTGGGCGCCGATCTGCGCCTGGAGCGGGAAGCGCCGTTCGGCGAACTCGAAGCGCTCATCGACTCGATCGGCGGCCGCCAGACTCGCGTGGTCTCGTTCCCTTCGATGGTCTATTTCCCGCGGACCAGCCGGGTGCGACTGGCGTCGGTGCGGGCCGTTGCCGGCACCTGGCCCCTGTACGGACGACTCCAGACCGATCCGCCGGAGGCGGCCGCGCGCTACCTGCAGGAGGGCGGGGCGCTGGTCGACGGCACCCTGCTCGACGCCTACGGTGCCCGCGTGGGCGACTCGGTGCGTGTGGGGCGCCGGAGCTATCCGATCCTGGGACGGCTGCTCGCCACCCCGTCGGAGTCGGCCGCCATGGCACTGGCCGCGCCGCGCGTCTACATTCCGCTGGCCGGGATCGATACGCTGCTGCTCGGTTTCGGTAGCCGTGCCGAATATGCGGTTTACTTTCGCTTCGATGACGGCCGGGATGCCGAGGCACTGGGCGACCGGCTTCGGCAAGAGCTGCGGCCGCTGCGCGTGCGCGTCGATACCGTCGAAGAAATCCGTGAGGACTGGGACGAAGCGCTGACGAACCTGTACCGCTTTCTCGGGCTGGTCGGCTTTATCGCCCTGATTCTGGGCGGGATCGGCATTGCCAGCGCCGTGCATGTGTACGTGCGCCAGCGCGTCGATGCGGTGGCCGTGCTCCGATGTCTGGGGGCGACGCCCGCGCAGACCGTGGCGGTCTATCTGCTGCAGGCGCTGGCGATGGGACTGGTGGCCGGCGTGGCCGGTACGCTGCTGGGACTGGGACTGCAGGCGCTGTTGCCGCGGCTGCTGGCCGAATTCCTTCCGGTCGCGGTGCCACTGCACATCGAGCCGGCCGCCGTGGGGCTGGGACTGCTGAGCGGACCGGCCATCACGCTGCTGTTTGCCCTGCTTCCGCTGCTGCCCGTGCGTCGCGTGACGCCGCTGCGGGCGTTGCAGGCTTCGGTCGATCCCGTGCCCGCCGGACGCGATCCGCTGCGCTGGCTGGCCTGGCTGCTGCTGGCAGGCGGACTGACCGCGTTCGCCATGCTGCAGGCGCCTGCTCCGGCCATCGGGGCCGGCTATGCCGTCGGGCTGATGCTCGTCTTCGGTGCGCTGACGCTGCTGGCCCGCGGGCTGATGCGTCTGCTCCGGCGTGTCGTTCCGGACCGCTGGCCGTACGTCTTCCGCCAGGGCCTGGCCAACCTGTACCGCCCGCACAACCAGACGCTTGTGCTGATGCTGGCGCTCGGGCTGGGGACGTTCCTGGTGGTGCTGGTGCTGCTCGTCGAGCGGACGCTGCTGGCCCAGGTCCGGCTGGCCGGAGGCGGCGAGCGGCCCGATCTGGTCTTTTTTGACGTGCAACCCGATCAGCGCGACAGCCTGATCGCGCTCGTCGAGGCGCACGGGGCACCGGTGCTCGAAACGGTCCCGATCGTCACGATGCGGCTGGCGGCCGTCAACGGACGCCGGATCGAGGCCCTTCGTGC contains these protein-coding regions:
- a CDS encoding ABC transporter permease — protein: MAEPRTGTLRWALRMAWRDSRGSRRRLLLFLSAMVLGLAALVAISGVGGNLRRAVDEQARQLLGADLRLEREAPFGELEALIDSIGGRQTRVVSFPSMVYFPRTSRVRLASVRAVAGTWPLYGRLQTDPPEAAARYLQEGGALVDGTLLDAYGARVGDSVRVGRRSYPILGRLLATPSESAAMALAAPRVYIPLAGIDTLLLGFGSRAEYAVYFRFDDGRDAEALGDRLRQELRPLRVRVDTVEEIREDWDEALTNLYRFLGLVGFIALILGGIGIASAVHVYVRQRVDAVAVLRCLGATPAQTVAVYLLQALAMGLVAGVAGTLLGLGLQALLPRLLAEFLPVAVPLHIEPAAVGLGLLSGPAITLLFALLPLLPVRRVTPLRALQASVDPVPAGRDPLRWLAWLLLAGGLTAFAMLQAPAPAIGAGYAVGLMLVFGALTLLARGLMRLLRRVVPDRWPYVFRQGLANLYRPHNQTLVLMLALGLGTFLVVLVLLVERTLLAQVRLAGGGERPDLVFFDVQPDQRDSLIALVEAHGAPVLETVPIVTMRLAAVNGRRIEALRADTTVRLSWAFRREYRSSYRDYLTDTETLLAGTFTPSVPPGTAVPPVSLEEEIAAELGVTLGDTLVWNVQGVEIPTVVGSIRRVDWRRFRTNFFVLFPRGVLEEAPQMFVLLVRAGEASPRIQRAAVEAFPSVSAIDLQLILNVADEIFGRVGLVLQFMALFSVLTGVIVLLGAIAVTRVAREEETVLLKTLGASRRQVLQITAVEYGLLGLLAATVGLVLAVGAAALLAGLVFEAPPVWTPDVLVAALLSAVVLTLGVGLLGNRRVYGRPPLDVLRAAG